The following DNA comes from Mucilaginibacter jinjuensis.
GTGCGCCGAAATTAAATTTGAAGGGCACTGTTTTGCCATTTTCAATCATGTATTCTACGCCGGCAATGCCGCAAACATTGGCAATTTCGTGCGGGTCGCTCACGGTGCCAACGGTGCCATGTACAACTGCAAGGCGCGCAAACTCTGCCGGTACCAGCATTGAGCTTTCTACATGCACATGGGCATCTACAAAACCGGGGAGGATGTAGGGTAAAGCATCACCGGCATGCTCGATTTTTTGGATTGATTGTATTCGCCCATCGGCAATAGTTACCGTGGCCGGATAAATATCCTTGTTAGTTATATCAACAAATTGAGCTGTAATTACTTGCGACATGACGTGGGAGATGAGTTTGTATCAGACTAAAAGCCGCGAAAAAATGGCTGTCAGTTCTAATTGCAAACTTACCCCTTTGTCGGCATTGTACCATTGTTGTAAGGCAATTTTCTTTTCCTCCATTGGTACATGGTCTTTGAGTAATTGATCGTATAAAGCCTGGCAGCCGGCCGGCCTTGGCCCCCAAACAGCAAGTTCGTTATTGTCCTGATCAGCAATAATTAGCTTGGGGATTGATTTGCTCCCGTTGGTAAGATATTGATTGATGAGAAATGGTTCGGCATCCCTTAACTGATAGTCTACTTTTATTAATGGGTTTAGTTCAGATAACCGATGTATAAAGGGTATGCTGTGCGATGCATCGCCGCACCAGGGTTCGGTAATAATAGTCCAGAATTGAGGATGGGTTATACGCTCTATAATGCCGGCTAAAACTTCATTCAATATGCCCGATTTTAGCCAGCGATGCTGCCGTGCCCAGTTTAGCTTAGTGTAATTCAGATAGTCTGGATTATCATAAGGGGATGCAGGATTGGGGTCGTTTATAATATCCTGAAAAATCTGTTGATAGCCTATAAAATCCATTATGCGCTTAGATTTAAAATTTCTAATAAAACAATATACGCAAAGTAAAGGCAATTGAAATATTACTCAATTAACCGGTATGGGTTTAAGGTTGTTAGTTTACAGCTGACAGACAAATACCCTATTAAAATTCAAAAATCTGACAATATGTGAAACGTAACAACAAAGCCCGATCTGCATTTGCAGACCGGGCTTTGTATATGATTAAGCGAGAATCGATAAGATGTTCTTAATCGCTATTTATTTCTTTTTTACTTTAACCGCGGTTAATCCTTTTTGGCCTTGTTCCACCTCAAAAGTTACGGCATTGTTTTCCTTAATTGGCTCTGTTAAAGCGTTAATATGGACAAAAATGCTTTCCTGAGTTTGCAGATCCTTGATAAATCCATAGCCTTTAGCTTCGTTAAAAAAGCTGACAATTCCATTCCTTACTGCATCAAACGGAATATCTTCCTGTTTGGCTACACTAACCTGAATGTCTTCGAGGTTAACCTTAATTTTCCTCGACGGATCGGGTGGGGTTGAAGTGATGTTGCCATACTCATCGGTGTAAGCCATCATGTCCTCAAGGCTTGAGCCTCCGGGGTTTGCTTTCCGGTATTCGGCTTTTTCCTTTTTCTCTTTGGCCTTTTTTAGGCGGGCCTTTTCCTTTTCCTTTTTACTAAATGTTTCTGTTGATCTTGCCAATGTTGTTATGCTATTTTTACTTTAACGGCGCTTGGGCCTTTTCTTCCTTCTTCCACTTCGTAGCTTACTGCATCGTTTTCACGTACCTGGTCAATTAAACCTGTAACGTGTACAAATACTTCTTTACCACCATCATTTGGCGTAATAAAGCCAAATCCTTTTGATTCATTAAAAAATTTTACTGTTCCTGTTGCCATTATTTTTATTATAAGTTGGTAAGGTACGCTTAATTACCGGGATTTACCATAAATAATACATAAAATGCACAAGTATGACTTATACATTAGTTGCCTTCTTAATAATTCGATAACCTTAATTCAATGTTTTTATCATTTTAAAAAAGCTTTTAAGGACTTGCGTGAAGGTTACATCCAAACAAAAAACAGGCCTCGCGCCTGTTTTTATTGAAACATAAAAATTAAACATCAACATATTTGTGAAACGCAAATAATCTTAATAAAGCCTTGCCGGTATTGCCCAGCCAGCTTAGCGAAATTTTTATCGCCAAAATGTTTGTATCCGGGGAGCGTATCCTACGGTATTGATTAACCAATAAAGGCCAGAAGTTCGATCAGATTATTGATAACCCGATCAGGATGTGCCGATTCGAGCTGCTCTACGGTATGTGCACCCGTTGTAATACCTATGTTTAAAGCACAGCCTGCATTTTTACCTTCTTCAATATCAATGATCGAATCACCGACTTTGATTACCGAAGCTGGTTCGGTAATGCCGAAGCGTTTCATAGCAAAAAAAATCATGTCCGGGTTAGGCCTGTTCTGCGGAACATCGGATGCGGTTACCAGGCCATCAAAATCAACACCTTCTTTCCATCCCAGTTTATCAATAATAAATTGAGCGGTTTGCCGGTTATAGCCTGTATTTAAAACGGTGAGGATGTTCCTTCTTTTCAGTTCGGTAAAAAGTTCTATCGCATTAGGCTGAGGGAATATTGGATTAACCTCATACGCTTTTTTCAATTGCACAGCAAAATCCTGGTAAATACTATCAGCCAATTGCTTATCGTGGTTATCGGCGTATTCAGCCAGTACGCTTTTAATAGCTTGTAGTTTTTCTTTGCCTGCACCCTGTGCCAATACTTGGTCCAAGGTTACATTAAAACCTGCATTGTTGATTGCCTGTTGCAGGGTTTTGTACACAATATTATCTTCATTTACCGTGGTTCCGGCCATGTCGAATACCACCATTTTAATATTTTCCATTTTATTAAATTATTATAAGGTTTAACTGATTTTAACCCCGGCACGAACCGGTTTTTGATTCGCTGCAAAGCCAAAAGCTTCTTCTACGTCATCCAGCGTAAATTCTTTTTCAACCAATTGTTCAAAAGGGTATTGCTGATAAAAACGTTCTACGAAAGATGTAGCCGCTATAAAATCCTGGTAATTGTAGTTGTGCAGACCACGGATGGTTAATAGTTTACGCACAATTTTTTCGGCATCAACCTGCACCGCATTGGCCGGGAATACCGCACCTATCCAGATAGCATAGCCACCTAAACATAAACAGTCTATGCCGGTTTTCATGGCTTCGGGGTGCCCGGTTATGTCAAATATAATATCACCTTCGGTTTGCTTTGTGCCAGATTGTATGTCGGCAAACAGCATGCCTTCATCTGCCCCAAAACTATTATGCCATTTTAAACGCGATTCGTCTGTATCAACAAGTACAACGTTTTTTGCACCAGCCTCGCGGCACATGGCCGAACATGAAAGCCCCAGCAAGCCTGCACCGAAGATGATAATCCGCTTATCTTTAATTTCACCCGCGATACGCAACGCGCCCGCTACTGTTGAGTGTGCACAACTGATGGTGGCAGCAACTTTAAGCGGTATATCCTTCGATATTTTTAAGAAAGCAGTGTTGGACTTCAGGATACAATAGTCGGCCAGGCCTCCATTAAAAATATCATTCCCGGCTGCAGGCGCATGCCCATATTTAAATAAACCCGCACTTTTTTGCGGCATATCTGGGTGAGGAGGGACCGATGTGGGAGGCGCTGCAAAAATAGACCATACAATGCGGTCGCCTGTATTAGTGCTATTGCCATTCAGATCTTTAATTTGGGCTGATGGATGATGCCACAATATATCACCCACAATTTCGTGCCCCAGCACTACATTGTCTGGCTCTTTCCGGTGGCCGCAATAGGTATGCACATCGCTGCCGCAAATGGTGGTATAAAGGTTTTTTACCAATATTTCACCTTCCGAAAGCGCAGGTACTTCGCCGTTTATCAATTTAAAAGGACTACCCGGTGCACTAAATATCGCAGCCTTACCTTGCGGAAAATGAGGAAACTCTTGAATCATTATGTTTTAGTTTGATATTAAAATACAGGTAGGTGAAAATGATAAGCAGTATGCCGATGGCACTCATATAGATACAAATACGGATAAAGAGCGGTAAAATAGCTGTCTCAGACGAGGTGAGATATTTAAGCAGCATGAGCCCGATATAGCCGGTATAACCTACCGAATCAACAATGTACATCAGGAAACCTACGTTTGCTTTTTCGCGTGTTACGGCAATTAACCGTTCGAAAACAACGGCGTGGATGGCCACATAGGGCAGGTAAACACCGAGGCCTACAAGCACCATAAAAGGAAATGCATCCATACCATGCCCTAAAAATCTTACTGCACAAAAGATGAGCACCAAGCCTGTAAGGCCCGATAGTAAGGCAAAACCAAAAGCTTTAAAGTGATCTTTAATTAATACAGCAAAGGAGGTAATCAGGATGGCCCCGAATGAAACATAGATCTCGGAGCGGGTGAATAGATCGGGGGTTTGCTTGTAACCCAGGCCTGTCCATATCTCAACGGCAAAATCGGCACGTACACTTCTTAATAAAGTAACAAACAGGTATACAATGGTAATACCTAATAAGCCAGGAAAGTATTCCCAGAAAAACTTCCAGCGTTCGGCACCGGTCATGGGTTCGCGGGCGGTACGGTGTTCTACATCTGCAGCAGTAGGGGCGGGCACCAGCGTTAGCATACCAATAAATAAGGCCATGGGTATTGCAAATATTAACCCGGCCATAAAAGGCATCCAGCTTTCGGGCGTGCCCCAGTTAAGTAATAATGTACCTACAGATTTAGATACACCATCAGATAGTATAAAACTCGAACATAAGCCCGCTATAAGAAACTCACTTGTTTTACGGCCCTCGAGAAAGCCCAGCACCAACCCGAATATAACACCCAGCGGCAGGCCATTTAAAAAAATGCAAATGATATTCCAGGGCTTGGGGATAACTGCAAAAAGCAACAGCATGGCTTCGGCAAAGCAAATTAAGCCTATAATAGCTAATACCCGGCGCTCACGTTTTATTTCTGATACAAACTTAATCCCAACCCATTTTGCTAAGACATAACCAAGGGTTTGGGAAATAATGAGCAGTACTTTATAATTAATGTGTAAGAAACTCTGATCGGCATAAGTGGCGGCTGTATAAGGTTTGCGAAAACCGTACATGCAAAAATAAGTACCAAAGGCGCCTATAAGTACCCAAACCGGGTTTGCAAATAGCTTATCGAATTTTTTTAGAAATCCTGGTGACATACTTAACACTTTAGTAGATGTTTTTGAAAACGTTAATTTGTTTATCAAAACTAAACTATGTTTACTATTTGTAAACTTAATTTGTGTTAAGTTTCTATTAAGTTTTTTGGGAAATTAAGGAATGAACCAATTTAATAACTTAATATTAGCGAAAGGTTAGTAAGGATTTAAAGGGCAAAATTTTTCCTGATTGCAGACTAATTCTGCAAGTTACAGGTGAAAGATGAAATTAGATGTGGTTGTAATTTCTTATAAGTCAACAAATTATTGACTTGTCGTTACCGACTATCGAAAGAAGTTACAGCAAGATTAATTGTCGTGAACTTGAACCGATAACGCTTAGTTATCCCCGGTTTCAAAAAAGTAAACAACCAGCATGCTGAGCTTAGATGACCCTGCATTTTTTGGGGTATGCGGTATCCGGCCATCGAAGAGGATAGAGTCGCCTACCTTTAGGGTGTAAACTTCGTCGGCAATTTGGTATTCGGCTATGCCCTCTATGATATATTTATATTCAAAGGCTTCTGTTTGCACCATAGGGCGATTGGCACCAACAGCTAATTCGAGCAATACAATATCAACAGTCCCTTTGTTGATCGACTGGCTGAAAATTCGGTTGTAATTAAAACCAACGGCATCCTCTTTTTCAAAAGATTCATATTCACTCTTATGTTTTATTAAAACCATCGCATGTTCATTGCCGGTTTTAATGTCTTTGAAAAATACGTTCAGATCAATCTCTAAAGCCTTAATAATATCAATTAAAACGATGAGTGATGGAATGGTACGGCTGTTCTCAATTTGTGATATCAGGCCTTTACTCACATTAGCCTTATCAGCCAGTTCCTGCACGGTAATATTTTTTTCACGCCGCTTTTCCTTAATACGGTTACTGATCTGAACTATGGTGTCTGCTTTCATTACCTGTTTGAAGTTGCTAATATAATATTTTGGCCGGTCTATAGGGGGAGTGGCGTGGTGAGTTGTCATTTAATTATGAGGCATAAATAATACTTTAGCAAAATTGAATCATACGAGCACAATTGTAGAATTAACTTCGGGCGGTGAGGCATTTGATCGGGTTTATCTGAGTAACTACCCGGCCCTGTATAGTTATGCCTTCACCATGTTGGCCGATAAACAGCTGGCAGAAGAGATGGTACACCAGGTATTTTTAAAAATGCTGGAGCGTAATGCCCCCATAACCATACATACATCAATAAAAGCTTATTTATACAGAGCGGTAAATAATGAATGCCTTAACTATATCAAGCACCAAAAAGTTAAACAAAGTCATCAAACGTATACGATGAACACCATGAATCATCAAACAGAAACCCCGGCAAACAAACTTCAGTTCCGTGAACTGGAGCAGCGTTTGCATAAGGCCATTAATGACTTGCCCCTGCAATGCCGTATTGTTTTTCAGATGAGCCGTTTTGAGGAATTGAAGTATGCCGAGATAGCTACCGAGCTAGGCATCTCGATAAAAACAGTTGAAAACCAAATGGGTAAGGCGCTTAAACGTTTACGGGCTCAACTCGCAGATTATCTGCCGCTTATATTATGGATCTTAATTAACCTCATATAATGGATGGTACAAATTATATGGAAATGAACGACGATTTACTGATCACCTACCTTTTAGGTGAAGCCTCAGCCGAAGAGGTGGCTGAAGTAGATAAATGGCTTGCACTGGATATTGCCAATCAGCAGCGTCTGCAACAGTTTCGCACTATCTGGGAGACCAGTAAAACAATGCAGTTTACAGAACCACTCGATGCGCAGGCCTCATTATATGCCCTGAAGCAAAAAATTGCAGCGCGGCCTAAAGTGGTAAGGATACAGCGCAATTTTACCTGGTTAAAAGTGGCAGCCACTTTATTACTTATTTGCGGTGGTGCCTGGTTATATTTTGCCCGGATTTTCAATAAAGAAATTTTAACTGCCTCAGTTAATGAAGTGAAGGTTGATACTCTGTCCGATGGTTCTGTTATTACTTTAAACAGGCACAGCATATTGCAGTACCCGCAAAGGTTTAATGGTAATCAGCGTGTGGTGTCATTAAAAGAAGGGGAGGCTTTCTTTAAAATATCGCCCAATAAGGCTAAACCGTTTATCATCAATACATCGGGTACTGTCATTAAAGTGGTGGGTACTTCATTCAATGTAAAAAATAAACACGGCAGGGTAGAAGTTATTGTAGAAACCGGCATAGTGCAGGTAAGCAATAGGGAAGGTTCAGTTACGCTTACTCCTGGTGATAAAGTACTGGTTGGAGATAATTCAAACCTGGTAAAAGAACAGAACCCCGATAAGCTATACACTTACTACAGAAGCAAAGAGTTTGTTGCTGATAATACGCCATTGTGGCGAATGGTTGAGGTACTGAATGAAGCCTACGACAGCCACATCATTATCGGCCGTAAAGAATTGAACAACCAGCTTTTGAATACTACTTTCAAAAATGAATCATTAGATGATATTTTACAGGTGATCAGCCGGACCTTCAAAATCACGGTTGAAACCAATGGCAAACAGATCATCCTTAAATAAACCGTATTTAATGCCTAAACCTTATACACAAATATTAAAGTTCTTTTATTTATCAATATTGATGCTTGGCATCTTTACGCAGGTACATGCGCAGGGCTTGCTTGGAAAGAAGCTATCTGTAAGTTTCAGTCACGAGCATTTAGGTAAGGTACTCGAAGCCATCGGCAATCAAGGAGGTTTCTATTTTTCATACAGCGGCAGTCAGTTATCGAAAGATAGCCTGGTTAGTGTGACAAGCAATAATGAACCGGTATTAAGCATTGTAAAGCATTTACTTGGCAATAAATACGAGTTTGAAGAGCGTAAAAACTATATCATCATTACGTTGGCTTTGCCGCATTTATCGCTCATTAATGCCGATATTACGAATGATAACAATACCTATTCTGTAAGTGGTATTGTAACTGATGAAGCCAGCGGCGAGCGCCTCATGAATGCTAGCGTTTACGAAAAGGACCAATTGGTATCGGCATTGACGGATGAGCACGGGTACTTTAAACTCAGGTTCAGATCGCCCAATTTGGGTTCGGTGGCAATTACGTTGAGTAAGCGATTGTACAGGGATACCACCATCCGTTTTCTTCAAACCGTATTGGTAAACGTACGTAACGACAGGCCACTATATGAGGATGCCCGCAATAAAAGCAGAAGCGTAGAGCGCACCAGTTTGGGTCGGTTATTTATCTCTACCCGGCAAATGATCCAGTCGATGAACATCCCTGATTTCTTTGCAAGCCGGCCTTTTCAGATCTCATTAACACCTGGTTTAAGTTCGCACGGTATGTTTAGTTCGCAGGTGGTTAACAAGTTTTCGCTTAACCTCATTGGTGGCTACACTGCCGGAGTAGATGGTTTAGAGATTGGCGGTTTGTTTAACATCAATAAACAAGACACCCGTTATTTACAGGCCGCCGGGATATTTAACCTGGTTGGCGGTAACGTACGCGGATTACAAGTAGCGGGCGTACACAATTTTGCAATTGATACAGTTAGAGGTGTGCAGGTAGCAGGCTTCATCAATAAAGCCGAAGGCGAGGTACACGGTATGCAGCTTTCGGTTTTAAATAACGAGGCCCACAAGTTAAAAGGCCTGCAAATAGGTTTGGTTAACGTGGCCGATACCTCGTGCGGTGCAAGTATAGGCCTTATCAATATTGTGCGTAACGGTTTTTACAAGGTTTCATTCACCGCCAATAACCTGATGAATACCAACGTTACTTTAAAAACGGGTACGCACGCATTTTACAGCACTTTACTTACAGGGGCCAATTTATCTACAGATAAAAAAATGTATGCCTTTGGTTTAGGCATAGGGCACGATTTTATGTTTAGCAAGAAATTTTACGCATCAACAGAAGTTGATTATCAGTTTGCTAACACAGGCTTGTGGGACGATCGTTGGGCGCAAGCCAAATTGCTGCTTAATTTCCAGATCACTAAAAACATAAGCCTTATTGCAGGGCCAACGTATAACCATTATAACCATAGCGGAACGTTTCAAATTGATGGATATAAGAACATAACCAACGTGCCGAAGTATGAGGATTATAAAGGGTATGAACCTGGCGATAATGGCCACCAAACAAAAAACTTCTGGGGATGGGAGGCAGGTTTAGCATTTAATTCGGTGTTTACCAAATCGCCCGATAAACGTACGGATACATCGCATGGCTGGTCGCTTGGGCTGGCCGGTACTATCGGCGTTGGCTGGGACCAACCTTATAAGGCCGTGTACGGCGGCGAGCTATTTACACAGCGCAATCTGGGGAATAATTTATCGGCCGTGCTATCTGTTGGCTACACCTATTTCTCAGTGCTTAATAATTACCACTGGGCTTATTCTAAAATAACAGATTCTTATGCTATTGAAAGCCTGGCAACACCCTATAAAATTATCCCAATTAAAGTGGGCATAAGATCAAAACTCACTAAAGGGTTGTATATAGGGGGCGATTTAGGCGAAGCATTTTCCAAGCACGACGACGGAATGTACACAGTTATAAATGGAGTTCACAGTCATATAATTGGGGATTCGCAAACTATTAAATCATTTGTTTACTCACCTACATTGGGTTTCGATTTTGGTAATGGCCTTGATGCCAGCCTTAAATTTGAAGACTATACCGGTTTCTATCAAATCAAACAATTTGCGTTCAGGTTGGCATATCGCATTAAGTTAAGTCAATAAATAAATAGCGGGGCGTGGGGGTATAGAGCCACATAGCAGTCATTACATCAAATAAATTACTAATTGCTATGTTAATAAAATCACTATTTAAAGCCCTTACGGTTTCTGTACTTTTAATGGCCACTACAGTAGCCCATGCACAAAATGAAACTGGCTGGCGCATTGGTTTTGGTGTTAGTCCGGGTGTGCCAATTAAAGATCCTTTTGCTTTTACCCTTGGAGGCGATGTAAGGCTGCAAAAAAACTTCAATAACAAATTTGCTGCAACACTTACCGCTGGTTTTACTCATTATTTCGAGAAAGATCATTTTATTGGCTATAGCCAGTATGGCAGCCCGTTTAATGTAATACCTGTTAAAGCCGGTGCTAAATTTTTCCTGTATGATAATTTGTATGTGGCCGGTGAAGCGGGCGCAGGCTTTGGTTTTGAGCAATGGGGGACTTCTTTTCTATGGTCGCCGTCGGTTGGTGTTGCCTTTAAAAATGGGTTAGACTTAAGTATCAGGTATGAGGATTTTACCAGAAGTAGTGTTACCAAAGATATATCATTGCGTTTAGCCTATGGTTTGGATACCCGGAAATTGGTTCCGCATAAAAGAACAAATGGAGACAGCGATTGGAAATTGGCTATCGGCCTTAATCCGGGTATATCACAAAATGATGGTTTTGTATTGGGTGGCGAAGCCGGTATTTATAAACCAATTGCACGCAATCTCGAAGCTTATGCCACCGCAGGTGTTACGCATTATTTTGATATGTATCAGTATTACTATAACATGACCAGTTATGATACCTACAGCTATGGTGCAAAAAGATCAGGCAAAAGTATCATTCCTGTTAAAGCGGGTTTAAGGTTATATGCAGGTAATCAATTTTATATAAGCGGAGATGCCGGTGCTGCTTTTGTGTCTGATGGTGATGTGGCATTTGCATACTCGCCAACTATAGGCCTTGCCTTTAAAAATGGAGTAGATATTGGCGCTAAATATGATGGTTATACCGGCGGAAACTATATCCCCTCGGCTATATCGCTTAAGTTAGCTTATCGTTTTAAACTCTAAAAGCTTTAGTTATCTGTTAATAGCCCAAACGACTGCATTTTTTGCAGCCGTTTGGGCTATTGCAAAGCTGCACGCCTAAAGAATAAGCTATTAGTCTTTTTTTAAAAAACCGCCCTTTTCGTCGAAAATAAGGTCTTTCCCATTAACCTCAGCTTCATACATAATTGTGCCTTTAGCATCAGTGATCTTTCCGGCTTCCTTAATTTTAGCGCCGTGATAATTTTGCTTAACATAGGCGGCTACTCCCGCGGGTAATTGGGCGGGTGTAATGGCTACAACTTCCTCAATAAATTCGCCGGCCGGTGTAAATTGTACCGACATATCTTCGCCTGATTTTCCTCCCCAGTTTGCTTCGTAATTTGATTTTTCTTTTTCCCAGGTAATTTTACTTGCAGCAGGATACTTTTTCATAATAGCTGCTTTTGCAGCTGCCGGCACCTTGCTTTCAGAAACTTTCTGACCAATAGCAACTCCTGTAATTGCAGTTAGCAACAATACATTTAAAATGCTCTTTTTCATAATGATGTTTTTTTTCAATATTAAAATGGCATTCTGTTTTTTCTCTGTATAAAGTTGCTGTCGGTGATAATTTCAGGAGTAATGAAAAACTATATTAAATACCAACAGGAAGGGTAAACCAAAAGGTTGAGCCTTTCCCTTGTTCGGATATTACCCCAATATCGCCGCCGTGTTGTTTAACAATTTCGGCTGCAATATAAAGCCCGAGGCCAAGCCCTGTTTGCACCCCGCTTGGGTCAGAGCGGTAATACCGGCGGAAGATATGCGGCAGTTTATCTGCATGTATGCCGGGGCCACGGTCCTGTACTTCAACTTTCACAAAACCAGGTGTTTTTTCTACCCCGATTATAATTGCCGAACCCGGGGCATATTTCAATGCATTTTGTACCAGGTTAGTCAGTACACGCTCAATCTTTTCAGAGTCAGCTGTTAAACTAATGCTCGTGTTACCTTCAATGGTTAAATCCTTTTTGGCAACTAACTTAATATAATCCTTACAATTATTGATGACGGTTTCCAGGTTAATGGCGGTTCGCTTTAAGTCGAATGTTTTTTCAGTGAGCCGTATTGCGTCGAACATATCATTGGCCATGCCGGATAATTTCTGGACACTTTTGTTAACCTGTTCAATTAATGAAGCATCATCCGGGTGTTTTAAGCCCAATACCTGTGCCGCGGCCTTAAGGGCAGTAAGCGGCGTCCGTAATTCATGGCTTGCAACCTCAATAAATTTATCGCGCTGCGAGAGCAGGTTGATATTGTCATTACGCAGCTCGGTTTGTTCCATCACCACTTTTGCGAGGCGTTGCAGCAACTCCCGTTCTTTGGTACTCAGGCTTCTTGGTGTTTGGTCTATCAGGCATAAGGTGCCAATAATAAATCCGTCGGGCGTTATAACCGGCGCAGCAGCATAAAAACGGATCATAATTTCGCCGGTCACGTAGGGATGGCTCGCCAAAATAGGGTGCTGGCTGGCATCTTCAATCAACATCACTTCCGGCTGTAATATTGCCAGGGTGCAAAAGCCTTCGGCGCGGCCAACGCTTTCTATTTCACCCAGGCCCACAGCAGCTTTTATATATTCGGTATTAGCATCAAGGAAAGAGATATGACTAATCGGCACAGCAAATAACTCACAGGCTAACCGGCAAATACTATCGAATGCCGTCTCTTTTTCTGATCCGGCAATCTGGTAACGCTCAAGCGCAGCTACACGTTCTGCATCATTTTCGGGGATGATATCTATGCCAGGGGATTTGCTCATAAGTATCTGCTAAGCTACAACTTAGCATGATAATTTAGTAAACAAAATGTTTGTAACAAACTATACTATTTTATTTTGAGCATCTGTGGATCCCAAAATACCTCATCTATATTTTAGCTGTCCCATCACCTTATTTTTTATCTTTATTTTTTTATTAATATCAGAAATGAATTTACGCGAAACCGAAAGTACTGAACAGTTTTTATCAGGCGGGGGTGAAATGGGCAAATTAATCCGTTCTATGGACTGGTCAAAAACGGCTTTGGGCCCGGTTGAAAGCTGGCCGCAAAGTTTACGTACATCGGTAAGCTTATGTTTATCCTCTACATTTCCAATCCTTATCGCGTGGGGGCCAGAAACCATCCAGATTTATAACGATAGTTACCGGCCTATTTGCGGCGAGATGCATCCACGTTCTATGGGCATGAATTTCCGTATTTGTTGGGAATCTGCACTTGAAGTGGTTGGCGATAAATTTACACGTGGGCAACAGGGCGAGGGTACGTACATTACCGACCAGCGGATGTTTTTAGAGCGCTACGGTTACCTGGAAGAAGCATGGATGACTTTCTCTTTCGCGCCCATCCGTGATGAATCCGGCGGTGTGGGTGGTATATTTCACCCTATTACAGAAACCACCGAGAAAATGCTGGCCGGGCGCCGTACGCAGGTTCTGCGTGATTTGGGTGCAGCCATTGGTAAAGCCAAATCGGTTACCGAGATTGCAGATATAACAAATGCACAGTACGATAGCTATCAGTTAGATCTACCCTTTATGCTGTTCTATGAACTGGCTGGCAATGAGGCTAAACTGATAAG
Coding sequences within:
- a CDS encoding thioredoxin family protein — translated: MDFIGYQQIFQDIINDPNPASPYDNPDYLNYTKLNWARQHRWLKSGILNEVLAGIIERITHPQFWTIITEPWCGDASHSIPFIHRLSELNPLIKVDYQLRDAEPFLINQYLTNGSKSIPKLIIADQDNNELAVWGPRPAGCQALYDQLLKDHVPMEEKKIALQQWYNADKGVSLQLELTAIFSRLLV
- a CDS encoding cold-shock protein, with product MARSTETFSKKEKEKARLKKAKEKKEKAEYRKANPGGSSLEDMMAYTDEYGNITSTPPDPSRKIKVNLEDIQVSVAKQEDIPFDAVRNGIVSFFNEAKGYGFIKDLQTQESIFVHINALTEPIKENNAVTFEVEQGQKGLTAVKVKKK
- a CDS encoding cold-shock protein, whose protein sequence is MATGTVKFFNESKGFGFITPNDGGKEVFVHVTGLIDQVRENDAVSYEVEEGRKGPSAVKVKIA
- a CDS encoding HAD-IA family hydrolase; this encodes MENIKMVVFDMAGTTVNEDNIVYKTLQQAINNAGFNVTLDQVLAQGAGKEKLQAIKSVLAEYADNHDKQLADSIYQDFAVQLKKAYEVNPIFPQPNAIELFTELKRRNILTVLNTGYNRQTAQFIIDKLGWKEGVDFDGLVTASDVPQNRPNPDMIFFAMKRFGITEPASVIKVGDSIIDIEEGKNAGCALNIGITTGAHTVEQLESAHPDRVINNLIELLAFIG
- a CDS encoding zinc-binding dehydrogenase; the encoded protein is MIQEFPHFPQGKAAIFSAPGSPFKLINGEVPALSEGEILVKNLYTTICGSDVHTYCGHRKEPDNVVLGHEIVGDILWHHPSAQIKDLNGNSTNTGDRIVWSIFAAPPTSVPPHPDMPQKSAGLFKYGHAPAAGNDIFNGGLADYCILKSNTAFLKISKDIPLKVAATISCAHSTVAGALRIAGEIKDKRIIIFGAGLLGLSCSAMCREAGAKNVVLVDTDESRLKWHNSFGADEGMLFADIQSGTKQTEGDIIFDITGHPEAMKTGIDCLCLGGYAIWIGAVFPANAVQVDAEKIVRKLLTIRGLHNYNYQDFIAATSFVERFYQQYPFEQLVEKEFTLDDVEEAFGFAANQKPVRAGVKIS
- a CDS encoding DUF5690 family protein, which encodes MSPGFLKKFDKLFANPVWVLIGAFGTYFCMYGFRKPYTAATYADQSFLHINYKVLLIISQTLGYVLAKWVGIKFVSEIKRERRVLAIIGLICFAEAMLLLFAVIPKPWNIICIFLNGLPLGVIFGLVLGFLEGRKTSEFLIAGLCSSFILSDGVSKSVGTLLLNWGTPESWMPFMAGLIFAIPMALFIGMLTLVPAPTAADVEHRTAREPMTGAERWKFFWEYFPGLLGITIVYLFVTLLRSVRADFAVEIWTGLGYKQTPDLFTRSEIYVSFGAILITSFAVLIKDHFKAFGFALLSGLTGLVLIFCAVRFLGHGMDAFPFMVLVGLGVYLPYVAIHAVVFERLIAVTREKANVGFLMYIVDSVGYTGYIGLMLLKYLTSSETAILPLFIRICIYMSAIGILLIIFTYLYFNIKLKHNDSRVSSFSAR
- a CDS encoding helix-turn-helix domain-containing protein — encoded protein: MKADTIVQISNRIKEKRREKNITVQELADKANVSKGLISQIENSRTIPSLIVLIDIIKALEIDLNVFFKDIKTGNEHAMVLIKHKSEYESFEKEDAVGFNYNRIFSQSINKGTVDIVLLELAVGANRPMVQTEAFEYKYIIEGIAEYQIADEVYTLKVGDSILFDGRIPHTPKNAGSSKLSMLVVYFFETGDN
- a CDS encoding RNA polymerase sigma-70 factor; translated protein: MNHTSTIVELTSGGEAFDRVYLSNYPALYSYAFTMLADKQLAEEMVHQVFLKMLERNAPITIHTSIKAYLYRAVNNECLNYIKHQKVKQSHQTYTMNTMNHQTETPANKLQFRELEQRLHKAINDLPLQCRIVFQMSRFEELKYAEIATELGISIKTVENQMGKALKRLRAQLADYLPLILWILINLI